In Anopheles gambiae chromosome 2, idAnoGambNW_F1_1, whole genome shotgun sequence, a single window of DNA contains:
- the LOC133391670 gene encoding uncharacterized protein LOC133391670: MASKRDFDTYRYQHHANTQHASARNRKRRLQQLEWERWLAEQPEPSNPANRASALQGNDAGPGPSLQGYEAGTEPMEVADNPQPQSDSDDDSVVAVSICGDSVPDDIDPGIETSAPDSPFGLLSYEDGLRLWALKTGQTHSALNLLLGHLRQHDPGRKLPRDARTFLNTPVARSTQSAITPISGGEIWYQGIETCLRTYFRYTQPAVERFTKAVGHNSGPSSWASTTCLMPR, encoded by the exons ATGGCTTCGAAACGGGACTTTGATACCTACCGCTATCAACACCACGCCAACACGCAACACGCCAGTGCCCGCAACCGTAAGCGCCGTTTGCAGCAGTTGGAGTGGGAACGTTGGCTAGCAGAACAGCCGGAACCATCCAATCCCG CTAACCGAGCGAGTGCCCTGCAAGGGAATGACGCTGGACCGGGCCCTTCACTTCAAGGATATGAAGCCGGAACGGAACCGATGGAAGTGGCCG ACAATCCCCAACCGCAGAGTGACAGCGATGACGACAGTGTGGTTGCTGTAAGCATCTGTGGGGACAGTGTTCCCGATGACATCGATCCCGGCATCGAGACATCGGCGCCAGATAGTCCGTTCGGATTATTGTCCTATGAGGACGGGTTGAGGCTGTGGGCACTGAAAACCGGCCAAACACACAGTGCCTTAAACCTCTTGCTGGGGCATTTGAGGCAGCACGATCCAGGCAGGAAATTGCCACGGGATGCACGGACGTTCCTGAACACGCCCGTGGCAAGATCCACACAGTCCGCGATTACCCCTATCTCTGGTGGAGAGATATGGTACCAGGGCATAGAAACATGCCTTCGGACTTATTTTCG ATACACGCAGCCTGCCGTAGAGCGCTTTACAAAAGCAGTCGGACACAATTCTGGCCCATCCTCATGGGCATCCACAACCTGCCTAATGCCCCGGTGA